The following are encoded together in the Oceanobacillus zhaokaii genome:
- the rho gene encoding transcription termination factor Rho, whose protein sequence is MSALTISQLEVLTLKELYSLAKEYKVSYYAKLTKKELIFAILKAQAEKDGFLFMDGVLEIIPSEGFGFLRPINYSPSAEDIYISASQIRRFDLRNGDKVSGKVRPPKENERYYGLLHVDAVNSEDPETSKERVHFPGLTALYPNRFMKLETETNQLSTRIIDLMTPVGFGQRGLIVAPPKAGKTTLIKEIANSITVNHPEAKLIILLVDERPEEVTDIERSVAKDVDVVSSTFDEVPENHIKVSELVLERAMRLVEHKRDVIILMDSITRLARAYNLVIPPSGRTLSGGIDPAAFHRPKRFFGAARNIEEGGSFTILATALVDTGSRMDDVIYEEFKGTGNMELHLDRNLSDRRIFPAIDILRSGTRKEELLVSKDQLDKMWAIRKTMQDSQNFLERFLRKLKSSKSNEEFFVQMDEEMKRKGIKK, encoded by the coding sequence ATGTCCGCATTAACAATCTCTCAATTAGAGGTATTAACATTAAAAGAACTTTATTCATTAGCGAAAGAATATAAAGTCTCTTATTATGCAAAACTAACGAAAAAAGAACTTATATTTGCAATTTTAAAAGCACAGGCAGAAAAAGATGGCTTCTTATTTATGGATGGTGTGTTAGAAATTATCCCCTCAGAAGGATTTGGCTTCTTAAGACCAATTAATTACTCTCCAAGTGCCGAAGATATTTACATTTCTGCTTCACAAATTCGCCGCTTTGATCTTAGGAACGGTGATAAAGTATCAGGGAAGGTACGCCCGCCGAAAGAAAACGAGCGTTATTATGGCCTGTTGCATGTTGATGCAGTAAATAGCGAAGACCCTGAAACATCGAAAGAACGCGTTCATTTTCCTGGACTAACAGCATTGTATCCAAACCGTTTTATGAAATTAGAAACGGAAACGAATCAGCTTTCCACGCGGATCATTGATCTAATGACGCCGGTTGGATTTGGCCAACGTGGTCTAATTGTTGCACCACCTAAAGCTGGGAAAACTACGTTAATCAAGGAAATTGCTAACAGTATTACCGTTAACCATCCAGAAGCAAAATTAATTATTTTACTTGTTGATGAACGTCCAGAAGAGGTAACTGATATTGAACGTTCAGTTGCGAAGGATGTTGATGTTGTAAGCTCCACCTTTGATGAGGTTCCAGAAAATCATATTAAAGTGTCTGAGCTCGTGCTGGAACGTGCGATGCGATTAGTAGAGCATAAACGTGATGTCATTATTTTGATGGATAGTATTACTAGGCTTGCACGTGCTTATAACTTGGTTATTCCACCAAGCGGTCGTACGCTTTCAGGTGGGATTGATCCAGCTGCATTCCACCGTCCGAAACGATTTTTCGGAGCTGCAAGAAACATTGAAGAGGGCGGAAGCTTTACGATATTAGCAACAGCTTTAGTTGATACTGGCTCGCGTATGGATGATGTCATTTATGAAGAATTTAAAGGTACAGGAAATATGGAACTGCACTTAGACCGTAATTTATCGGATCGCAGAATTTTCCCTGCTATCGATATTCTGCGATCCGGGACGCGTAAAGAGGAATTACTTGTTTCTAAAGATCAGCTTGATAAGATGTGGGCAATTCGTAAGACAATGCAGGATTCACAAAACTTCTTGGAACGATTCCTAAGAAAGCTAAAATCATCGAAGAGCAATGAAGAATTCTTTGTGCAAATGGATGAGGAAATGAAGCGGAAAGGAATCAAGAAATAG
- the glpX gene encoding class II fructose-bisphosphatase: MERSLSMEIVRVTEAAALSSARWMGRGVKDEADDAATTAMRSVFDTIPMRGTVVIGEGEMDEAPMLYIGEKLGTGDGPGVDVAVDPLEGTDIVAQGSWNALSVIAIADRGSLLHAPDMYMDKIAVGPEAVGKIDINAPVIENLKAVAKAKNKDIEDIVATVLDRPRHAKLIQEIRNSGARIKLIPAGDVAAAINTAFDDTGVDILLGSGGAPEGVLAAAALKCLGGEIQGKLLPSNNEEIARCHEMGITDLDKVFYMDDFCSGDDAIFAATGVTDGELLKGVQFKGSNATTSTVVMRAKSGTVRFIEGKHSLQKKPNLVMQP, translated from the coding sequence ATGGAAAGAAGTTTATCAATGGAAATCGTTCGCGTTACTGAGGCAGCTGCATTATCATCTGCACGTTGGATGGGTAGAGGTGTAAAGGATGAGGCAGATGATGCCGCAACTACAGCAATGCGCTCGGTCTTCGATACCATTCCGATGCGAGGAACTGTCGTGATTGGTGAGGGAGAAATGGATGAAGCGCCGATGCTATATATTGGTGAGAAGCTTGGAACAGGTGATGGGCCAGGTGTTGACGTTGCTGTTGATCCATTAGAAGGAACCGATATTGTTGCTCAAGGATCATGGAACGCCCTGTCTGTTATTGCAATTGCGGATAGAGGTTCGCTGTTACATGCACCAGATATGTATATGGATAAGATTGCTGTTGGACCAGAAGCAGTAGGAAAGATTGATATTAACGCGCCTGTCATTGAAAATTTAAAAGCAGTTGCAAAGGCAAAGAATAAAGATATAGAGGACATTGTTGCAACCGTATTAGATCGTCCACGACATGCGAAATTGATTCAAGAGATTCGTAATTCTGGTGCTAGAATAAAGTTAATTCCAGCAGGTGATGTTGCCGCGGCAATCAATACAGCCTTTGATGATACTGGTGTCGATATTTTATTAGGGAGTGGCGGAGCTCCTGAAGGGGTACTGGCAGCAGCTGCATTAAAATGCTTAGGCGGGGAAATACAAGGCAAACTTCTTCCTTCCAATAACGAGGAAATCGCTCGATGCCATGAAATGGGTATTACCGATTTGGACAAAGTATTTTACATGGACGATTTTTGTAGTGGTGATGATGCAATCTTCGCTGCAACAGGAGTTACAGATGGCGAATTACTAAAAGGTGTACAATTTAAAGGCTCTAATGCAACAACATCGACCGTTGTTATGCGAGCGAAGAGCGGAACAGTCCGCTTTATTGAAGGAAAACATAGCTTACAGAAAAAACCTAATCTTGTCATGCAGCCTTAA
- a CDS encoding UDP-N-acetylglucosamine 1-carboxyvinyltransferase: MQKMLIEGGHTLNGMVRISGAKNSAVALLPASILADSPVTLEGLPEISDVHTLGDLLEEIGGQVSYNGQAMTINPENMVAMPLPNGKVKKLRASYYFMGAMLGKFNKAVIGLPGGCYLGPRPIDQHIKGFEALGAEVTNEQGAIYLRAKELRGARIYLDVVSVGATINIMLAAVKAKGKTIIENAAKEPEIIDVATLLTNMGAKIKGVGTDVIRIEGVPTLHGCKHTIIPDRIEAGTYAIAAAAQGEEVIIDNVITRHIESLLAKLREMGVSIEESDEQLLIRPQRQLKSVDIKTLVYPGFPTDLQQPFTSLLTRATGTGVLIDTIYSARLKHIDELRRMNATIKVEGGSVIVSGPAQLEGAKVKASDLRAGASLIVAGLMANGITEITGLEHIDRGYENITEKLIGLGARVWREEMTEKEVIQFQNS; the protein is encoded by the coding sequence ATGCAAAAGATGTTAATTGAAGGTGGCCATACATTAAATGGCATGGTACGAATAAGTGGTGCCAAAAATAGTGCTGTTGCTTTGTTACCAGCATCCATATTAGCGGATTCTCCAGTTACCTTGGAAGGACTTCCGGAAATTTCTGATGTTCATACATTAGGAGATTTACTAGAAGAAATTGGTGGTCAAGTATCATATAATGGACAAGCAATGACAATCAATCCAGAAAATATGGTTGCAATGCCATTGCCAAATGGGAAAGTGAAGAAGCTTCGCGCATCTTATTATTTCATGGGTGCAATGCTTGGTAAATTTAATAAGGCAGTAATTGGTCTTCCTGGAGGTTGTTATTTAGGACCACGTCCGATTGATCAGCATATTAAAGGCTTCGAAGCACTAGGTGCGGAAGTCACGAATGAGCAAGGTGCAATTTATTTGCGAGCAAAGGAATTAAGAGGCGCAAGAATTTATTTGGATGTTGTTAGTGTTGGTGCAACAATCAATATTATGCTTGCAGCAGTTAAAGCAAAAGGTAAAACGATTATTGAGAATGCTGCAAAGGAACCAGAAATTATCGATGTCGCAACATTGTTAACGAATATGGGAGCAAAGATTAAGGGTGTAGGTACAGATGTTATTCGAATTGAGGGTGTACCAACACTTCATGGCTGCAAGCATACGATTATCCCTGACCGAATTGAAGCAGGCACATATGCGATTGCGGCAGCAGCTCAAGGTGAAGAAGTAATCATCGATAATGTAATTACAAGGCATATTGAATCCCTGCTCGCTAAACTTAGAGAAATGGGTGTATCAATTGAAGAAAGCGATGAACAATTGTTAATCAGACCACAAAGACAACTAAAAAGCGTGGATATCAAAACATTAGTTTACCCAGGATTTCCTACAGATCTCCAGCAGCCTTTTACATCATTATTGACAAGAGCAACAGGGACTGGGGTCTTAATCGATACAATCTACTCTGCTCGACTAAAGCATATTGATGAATTAAGAAGGATGAATGCAACAATTAAAGTTGAGGGTGGATCGGTAATTGTCTCAGGACCAGCCCAATTAGAAGGTGCAAAAGTAAAAGCGAGTGATTTACGTGCAGGTGCATCATTAATTGTAGCTGGACTTATGGCAAATGGAATAACAGAGATAACGGGCTTAGAGCATATTGATAGAGGCTATGAGAATATTACAGAGAAACTTATTGGCCTCGGTGCAAGAGTATGGAGAGAAGAGATGACCGAAAAGGAAGTTATTCAATTTCAGAACTCATAA
- the fsa gene encoding fructose-6-phosphate aldolase, translating into MKFFIDTANIDEIRSANALGVLAGVTTNPSLVAKEKDVSFHDRLREITEEVSGSVSAEVISEDAEGMISEGKELAAIAPNITVKVPMTLEGLKAVKAFHDLNIKTNVTLIFNANQALLAARAGATYVSPFLGRLDDIGHNGMDLIATIAEIFDRHDIKTEIIAASIRHPLHVIDAALNGAHIATIPYNVLGQLVKHPLTDQGIEKFLADWNK; encoded by the coding sequence ATGAAATTCTTTATTGATACAGCAAATATTGATGAAATCCGTTCAGCAAATGCACTAGGCGTCCTTGCGGGTGTCACTACAAATCCAAGTCTTGTAGCGAAAGAGAAAGATGTATCATTTCACGATCGTTTAAGAGAAATTACGGAGGAAGTATCTGGATCTGTAAGTGCAGAAGTTATTTCTGAAGATGCAGAAGGAATGATAAGTGAAGGGAAGGAATTAGCAGCAATTGCACCCAATATCACCGTTAAAGTTCCCATGACATTAGAAGGACTAAAAGCAGTAAAAGCTTTCCACGATCTTAATATTAAAACAAACGTAACATTAATCTTCAATGCTAACCAAGCACTTCTAGCTGCACGTGCAGGGGCAACCTATGTATCTCCATTTTTAGGTCGTCTAGATGATATTGGGCATAACGGAATGGACTTAATTGCAACGATTGCGGAAATTTTTGATCGTCATGATATTAAGACAGAAATTATCGCTGCATCCATTCGTCATCCATTACATGTTATCGATGCTGCATTAAATGGTGCACATATTGCAACAATTCCATACAACGTATTAGGACAACTTGTTAAACATCCATTAACAGACCAAGGAATCGAAAAATTTCTAGCAGACTGGAATAAATAA
- the fba gene encoding class II fructose-1,6-bisphosphate aldolase, whose product MPLVSMKEMLEKGKENGYAVGQFNINNLEYIQAILQAAEEEKSPVILGVSEGAGKYMGGFNVVVAMVKSLMESYGTTVPVAIHLDHGSSFEKVAQAIHAGFTSVMIDASHSPIDENIAITKQVVELAHIHGVSVEAEVGTVGGEEDGVIGGINYADPNECKRLVSEAGVDCLAPALGSVHGPYQGEPNLGYKEMEEILNLVNVPLVLHGGTGIPTKDIQKAISLGTAKINVNTENQIAQTNAVRETLAAKPDIYDPRKYLGPGTEAIKETVKGKMREFGSSQQA is encoded by the coding sequence ATGCCGTTAGTATCAATGAAAGAAATGCTAGAAAAAGGGAAAGAAAATGGCTATGCAGTAGGACAGTTCAATATCAATAACTTGGAATATATTCAAGCTATTTTACAAGCAGCGGAAGAAGAAAAATCACCAGTAATTCTTGGGGTTTCTGAAGGTGCAGGAAAATATATGGGCGGTTTCAATGTAGTAGTAGCAATGGTTAAATCTTTAATGGAATCATATGGTACAACAGTGCCAGTTGCAATTCATTTAGATCACGGATCAAGCTTTGAAAAAGTTGCACAAGCAATCCACGCTGGATTCACATCTGTAATGATCGATGCATCACATTCTCCAATCGATGAAAACATCGCAATTACTAAACAAGTTGTTGAGCTAGCACATATCCATGGTGTTTCTGTTGAGGCAGAAGTAGGTACTGTTGGTGGAGAAGAAGATGGCGTAATCGGCGGAATTAACTACGCAGATCCAAACGAATGTAAACGTCTTGTATCTGAAGCTGGCGTTGATTGCTTAGCACCTGCACTAGGTTCAGTACATGGACCATACCAAGGTGAACCTAACCTAGGATACAAAGAAATGGAAGAAATCTTGAATCTTGTAAATGTTCCATTGGTACTTCATGGCGGAACAGGAATTCCTACAAAAGATATCCAAAAAGCAATTTCTTTAGGAACTGCAAAAATTAACGTAAACACTGAAAACCAAATTGCACAAACAAATGCTGTTCGTGAAACACTTGCAGCTAAACCAGATATTTATGATCCACGTAAATACTTAGGACCAGGTACAGAAGCAATTAAAGAAACAGTAAAAGGCAAGATGCGCGAATTCGGCTCATCACAACAAGCATAA
- a CDS encoding response regulator — protein sequence MRIHIKRILVIDDQPGIRLLLTDILSSEGYQIMTAATGKEALDKIYSNTFDLIILDYNIPIIDGAKLLETLEKEKKEVSAIVISGLTEKIMDKVNQSKSVKRVIAKPFNISDFRQQVNAILLETE from the coding sequence ATTAGAATTCATATCAAAAGAATCTTAGTAATAGACGATCAACCAGGAATCCGATTATTGCTGACTGATATCCTAAGCAGTGAAGGATACCAAATAATGACAGCGGCAACAGGAAAAGAGGCACTAGATAAAATCTATTCGAATACCTTTGATCTCATTATTTTAGATTATAATATACCAATTATTGATGGGGCAAAGCTATTAGAGACACTGGAAAAAGAGAAAAAAGAAGTCTCAGCTATTGTTATTAGTGGGTTAACCGAAAAAATCATGGACAAAGTAAATCAAAGTAAATCAGTAAAAAGGGTAATAGCAAAGCCATTTAATATCAGTGATTTTCGTCAGCAAGTCAATGCAATTCTACTAGAAACGGAATAA
- a CDS encoding CTP synthase translates to MTKYIFVTGGVVSSLGKGITAASLGRLLKNRGLKVTLQKFDPYINVDPGTMSPYQHGEVFVTHDGAETDLDLGHYERFIDNDLNKYSNITTGKVYSNVIRKERRGDYLGGTVQVIPHITNEIKDQVYRAGEATKADVVITEIGGTVGDIESLPFLEAIRQVKKEVGRDSVMYVHCTLIPYIKAAGEMKTKPTQHSVKELRSLGIQPNVVVLRTEYEVSKEMKEKISLFCDIDVNAVIEMPDADTLYQIPLILQDQQLDQLVCDHFGLDCGPAEMTEWIELVNKVRNLSKTVDIGLVGKYVELPDAYLSVVESLKHAGYVYDADINIHWINSEQLDKDAIEQELANVDGIIVPGGFGNRGIDGKIEAIRYARENKIPFFGICLGMQLASVEFARNVVGLEGAHSAEIDPSTPHPVIDLLPEQKDILDLGGTLRLGAYECKLKDGTKAKAAYDGADSVEERHRHRYEFNNVYREQMEEKGFIFSGTSPDGRLVETIEIQDHPWFVACQFHPEFTSRPTRAQGLFKGFIEASVEYNSN, encoded by the coding sequence GTGACGAAGTATATTTTTGTTACAGGTGGTGTAGTTTCTTCCTTGGGAAAAGGAATAACCGCTGCATCATTAGGACGTTTATTAAAAAATCGAGGGTTAAAGGTAACACTTCAAAAATTTGATCCATACATTAATGTTGACCCAGGAACAATGAGCCCTTATCAGCATGGGGAAGTATTTGTTACTCATGATGGTGCGGAAACAGATCTTGATTTAGGACATTATGAACGTTTTATTGACAATGATTTAAATAAATATAGCAATATTACAACAGGAAAAGTATATTCTAACGTTATTCGCAAAGAGCGACGTGGTGATTATCTTGGTGGTACGGTACAAGTAATTCCGCATATTACGAATGAAATAAAAGACCAGGTATATCGTGCGGGAGAAGCTACGAAGGCTGATGTCGTAATTACGGAAATTGGCGGAACTGTTGGTGATATTGAATCATTACCATTCCTTGAAGCGATTCGACAGGTTAAAAAAGAAGTTGGCCGTGATAGTGTAATGTACGTACATTGTACGCTTATTCCGTACATTAAAGCTGCTGGTGAAATGAAAACAAAGCCAACACAGCATAGTGTGAAAGAATTGCGTTCATTAGGAATTCAGCCAAATGTTGTTGTTTTACGTACGGAATATGAAGTAAGCAAAGAAATGAAAGAAAAGATCTCTTTATTCTGTGATATTGATGTAAATGCTGTAATCGAAATGCCAGATGCAGATACACTTTATCAGATTCCTTTGATATTACAAGATCAACAGCTCGACCAATTAGTTTGTGATCATTTTGGTTTAGATTGTGGTCCTGCTGAAATGACAGAATGGATAGAACTTGTTAATAAAGTGAGAAATCTATCGAAAACCGTTGATATTGGATTAGTTGGCAAGTATGTAGAACTGCCGGATGCTTACCTATCTGTTGTCGAATCATTAAAGCATGCTGGATATGTGTATGACGCAGATATTAATATCCATTGGATTAATTCTGAGCAATTGGATAAAGATGCAATTGAGCAGGAGTTAGCAAATGTTGATGGAATTATCGTACCAGGCGGATTTGGAAACAGAGGAATTGATGGCAAGATAGAAGCGATTCGTTATGCACGTGAAAATAAAATTCCCTTCTTCGGAATTTGTCTCGGCATGCAGTTAGCTTCTGTTGAATTTGCACGTAATGTTGTTGGCTTAGAAGGAGCTCATTCTGCTGAAATCGATCCAAGCACACCGCATCCAGTGATCGATTTATTACCAGAGCAAAAAGATATCCTAGACCTTGGTGGAACGCTGCGACTCGGTGCATATGAATGTAAGCTTAAGGATGGTACAAAGGCGAAAGCGGCATATGATGGGGCAGATTCTGTCGAAGAACGCCATCGTCATCGTTATGAATTTAATAATGTTTATCGTGAACAAATGGAAGAAAAAGGATTTATCTTCTCTGGGACAAGCCCAGACGGCCGATTAGTGGAAACTATTGAAATACAAGACCACCCATGGTTCGTTGCGTGTCAATTCCACCCAGAATTCACATCACGACCAACAAGAGCACAAGGTCTATTCAAAGGCTTTATTGAAGCATCTGTTGAATACAATAGCAATTAA
- the rpoE gene encoding DNA-directed RNA polymerase subunit delta has product MTVSLKDLSHEEIKGMSLIELTGLILKDEKKALHFNEIFDRISELREFSKKDKEKKIAQFYTDMNIDGRFTTIGSNMWGLRSWYPVEQQDEEVHAPVKKKKTSAKKKKTPIEKDVAFDDELGELEDEDDLDLDDEIIDDEDLDVEDEDLDNFIEDFDDEEMEEDEEL; this is encoded by the coding sequence ATGACCGTGAGCTTAAAAGATCTTAGCCACGAGGAAATAAAAGGAATGTCATTAATAGAATTAACTGGGTTGATTTTAAAAGATGAAAAAAAAGCCCTGCATTTTAATGAAATTTTCGATAGAATTTCCGAGTTGAGAGAGTTTTCGAAAAAAGATAAGGAAAAGAAAATAGCTCAATTCTACACAGATATGAATATTGATGGTCGCTTTACGACAATCGGTTCAAATATGTGGGGATTAAGAAGCTGGTATCCTGTAGAACAACAAGATGAAGAAGTACATGCTCCGGTGAAAAAGAAGAAGACATCTGCGAAGAAGAAGAAAACTCCAATTGAAAAAGATGTTGCCTTTGATGACGAGCTTGGTGAATTGGAAGATGAGGACGATTTAGACTTAGACGACGAGATTATCGATGATGAGGATCTAGATGTTGAAGATGAAGATCTAGATAATTTCATCGAGGATTTCGATGATGAAGAAATGGAAGAAGACGAAGAATTATAA